A single Lactuca sativa cultivar Salinas chromosome 8, Lsat_Salinas_v11, whole genome shotgun sequence DNA region contains:
- the LOC111889927 gene encoding putative glucose-6-phosphate 1-epimerase isoform X1 produces MGVTTKAPPQIWSPSKSINIKKIKRKGVVFSNFYLEWTKEHPLVKRIRLWRLFATLNQMPNGYVFNDYKSLPRVLLFEPGGSSAEVLLYGGKVVSWKNSQGEELLFMSKNTGGRFPKGGISLCFPQVANTGMMKEICWSKKNAKSFDNIPLRLTPTGNPSSVDLTLKTTANDSNTWPRSFELRLRVSLGPDKMTIISYIKNTDNASLSFTFALQNYLSVSDMSEVRVEGLETLDFHDNLQQGKRFTEQPDAITFDGEVDRVYTKTPGNIAIIDHNKKRTIVIRNEGLPDAGLWTPWDNATKASEIGFGDKDYQNMLSVDSGVLEKPIILKPLEEWKGYQELSIISSSYCSGQLDPKMVAFYAKV; encoded by the exons ATGGGTGTCACTACAAAAGCCCCACCTCAAATTTGGTCTCCATCAAAATCCATCAATATCAAGAAAATCAAAAGGAAAGGTGTCGTCTTTTCTAATTTCTAT CTGGAGTGGACAAAAGAGCATCCATTAGTGAAGAGAATAAGATTGTGGAGGTTGTTTGCTACATTAAATCAAATGCCGAATGGTTATGTGTTTAATGATTACAAAAGTTTGCCCAGAGTTTTGCTTTTTGAACCTGGTGGTTCTTCTGCTGAG GTCCTTCTCTATGGTGGGAAAGTTGTCTCATGGAAGAACAGTCAAGGTGAAGAATTGCTTTTTATGAGCAAAAAT ACTGGTGGAAGATTTCCTAAAGGAGGTATTTCGCTTTGTTTTCCACAG GTAGCCAATACAGGGATGATGAAGGAGATTTGTTGGTCAAAGAAAAACGCAAAGTCATTCGATAACATCCCCTTGCGTTTGACTCCTACAGGAAACCCATCTTCAGTAGATCTAACCTTAAAAACTACAGCAAATGATTCCAATACATGGCCACGTAG CTTTGAGTTGCGCCTTCGAGTTTCTTTGGGTCCAGACAAAATGACGATAATTTCATACATTAAGAATACCGACAACGCATCCCTTTCGTTCACATTTGCTCTTCAAAATTACTTATCAGTATCAGATATGag TGAAGTGAGAGTTGAAGGATTAGAAACACTTGATTTTCATGATAATCTGCAGCAGGGAAAAAGATTCACAGAGCAACCCGATGCTATCACTTTTGATGGAGAG GTGGATAGGGTTTATACAAAAACACCAGGTAATATAGCAATCATAGATCATAACAAGAAGAGGACAATTGTGATACGTAATGAAGGCCTCCCGGATGCTg GTTTGTGGACCCCATGGGACAATGCAACAAAGGCATCAGAAATTGGTTTTGGAGATAAGGATTACCAAAACATGTTGTCAGTGGATTCGGGTGTTCTTGAGAAACCAATCATTTTAAAACCATTGGAAGAATGGAAAGGTTATCAAGAGCTTTCGATTATCTCTTCAAGCTATTGTAGTGGCCAATTGGACCCTAAAATGGTGGCATTTTATGCTAAAGTGTAA
- the LOC111889927 gene encoding putative glucose-6-phosphate 1-epimerase isoform X2 — MGVTTKAPPQIWSPSKSINIKKIKRKGVVFSNFYLEWTKEHPLVKRIRLWRLFATLNQMPNGYVFNDYKSLPRVLLFEPGGSSAEVLLYGGKVVSWKNSQGEELLFMSKNTGGRFPKGGISLCFPQVANTGMMKEICWSKKNAKSFDNIPLRLTPTGNPSSVDLTLKTTANDSNTWPRSEVRVEGLETLDFHDNLQQGKRFTEQPDAITFDGEVDRVYTKTPGNIAIIDHNKKRTIVIRNEGLPDAGLWTPWDNATKASEIGFGDKDYQNMLSVDSGVLEKPIILKPLEEWKGYQELSIISSSYCSGQLDPKMVAFYAKV, encoded by the exons ATGGGTGTCACTACAAAAGCCCCACCTCAAATTTGGTCTCCATCAAAATCCATCAATATCAAGAAAATCAAAAGGAAAGGTGTCGTCTTTTCTAATTTCTAT CTGGAGTGGACAAAAGAGCATCCATTAGTGAAGAGAATAAGATTGTGGAGGTTGTTTGCTACATTAAATCAAATGCCGAATGGTTATGTGTTTAATGATTACAAAAGTTTGCCCAGAGTTTTGCTTTTTGAACCTGGTGGTTCTTCTGCTGAG GTCCTTCTCTATGGTGGGAAAGTTGTCTCATGGAAGAACAGTCAAGGTGAAGAATTGCTTTTTATGAGCAAAAAT ACTGGTGGAAGATTTCCTAAAGGAGGTATTTCGCTTTGTTTTCCACAG GTAGCCAATACAGGGATGATGAAGGAGATTTGTTGGTCAAAGAAAAACGCAAAGTCATTCGATAACATCCCCTTGCGTTTGACTCCTACAGGAAACCCATCTTCAGTAGATCTAACCTTAAAAACTACAGCAAATGATTCCAATACATGGCCACGTAG TGAAGTGAGAGTTGAAGGATTAGAAACACTTGATTTTCATGATAATCTGCAGCAGGGAAAAAGATTCACAGAGCAACCCGATGCTATCACTTTTGATGGAGAG GTGGATAGGGTTTATACAAAAACACCAGGTAATATAGCAATCATAGATCATAACAAGAAGAGGACAATTGTGATACGTAATGAAGGCCTCCCGGATGCTg GTTTGTGGACCCCATGGGACAATGCAACAAAGGCATCAGAAATTGGTTTTGGAGATAAGGATTACCAAAACATGTTGTCAGTGGATTCGGGTGTTCTTGAGAAACCAATCATTTTAAAACCATTGGAAGAATGGAAAGGTTATCAAGAGCTTTCGATTATCTCTTCAAGCTATTGTAGTGGCCAATTGGACCCTAAAATGGTGGCATTTTATGCTAAAGTGTAA
- the LOC111889927 gene encoding putative glucose-6-phosphate 1-epimerase isoform X3: MPNGYVFNDYKSLPRVLLFEPGGSSAEVLLYGGKVVSWKNSQGEELLFMSKNTGGRFPKGGISLCFPQVANTGMMKEICWSKKNAKSFDNIPLRLTPTGNPSSVDLTLKTTANDSNTWPRSFELRLRVSLGPDKMTIISYIKNTDNASLSFTFALQNYLSVSDMSEVRVEGLETLDFHDNLQQGKRFTEQPDAITFDGEVDRVYTKTPGNIAIIDHNKKRTIVIRNEGLPDAGLWTPWDNATKASEIGFGDKDYQNMLSVDSGVLEKPIILKPLEEWKGYQELSIISSSYCSGQLDPKMVAFYAKV, translated from the exons ATGCCGAATGGTTATGTGTTTAATGATTACAAAAGTTTGCCCAGAGTTTTGCTTTTTGAACCTGGTGGTTCTTCTGCTGAG GTCCTTCTCTATGGTGGGAAAGTTGTCTCATGGAAGAACAGTCAAGGTGAAGAATTGCTTTTTATGAGCAAAAAT ACTGGTGGAAGATTTCCTAAAGGAGGTATTTCGCTTTGTTTTCCACAG GTAGCCAATACAGGGATGATGAAGGAGATTTGTTGGTCAAAGAAAAACGCAAAGTCATTCGATAACATCCCCTTGCGTTTGACTCCTACAGGAAACCCATCTTCAGTAGATCTAACCTTAAAAACTACAGCAAATGATTCCAATACATGGCCACGTAG CTTTGAGTTGCGCCTTCGAGTTTCTTTGGGTCCAGACAAAATGACGATAATTTCATACATTAAGAATACCGACAACGCATCCCTTTCGTTCACATTTGCTCTTCAAAATTACTTATCAGTATCAGATATGag TGAAGTGAGAGTTGAAGGATTAGAAACACTTGATTTTCATGATAATCTGCAGCAGGGAAAAAGATTCACAGAGCAACCCGATGCTATCACTTTTGATGGAGAG GTGGATAGGGTTTATACAAAAACACCAGGTAATATAGCAATCATAGATCATAACAAGAAGAGGACAATTGTGATACGTAATGAAGGCCTCCCGGATGCTg GTTTGTGGACCCCATGGGACAATGCAACAAAGGCATCAGAAATTGGTTTTGGAGATAAGGATTACCAAAACATGTTGTCAGTGGATTCGGGTGTTCTTGAGAAACCAATCATTTTAAAACCATTGGAAGAATGGAAAGGTTATCAAGAGCTTTCGATTATCTCTTCAAGCTATTGTAGTGGCCAATTGGACCCTAAAATGGTGGCATTTTATGCTAAAGTGTAA